The following coding sequences lie in one Mucilaginibacter sp. KACC 22773 genomic window:
- the pyrH gene encoding UMP kinase: MKYKRILLKLSGESLMGTRQYGIDNAQVLQYAQDIKSVYDTGMEIAIVVGGGNIFRGLSAEKSGMERAQADYMGMLATVINCMALQNALESIGVETRLQSAIKMEQICEPYIRRRAMHHLEVGKIVIFGAGTGNPYFTTDTAASLRAIEIKADVVLKGTRVDGIYTADPEKDPTATRYDEISFQEVYDKGLNVMDMTAITLCQENKLPIIVFDMNKEGNFMKIAKGEAIGTLVK; encoded by the coding sequence ATGAAGTACAAAAGAATTTTACTGAAGCTTTCGGGCGAATCGCTTATGGGTACCCGGCAATATGGCATTGATAATGCGCAGGTTTTGCAATATGCCCAGGATATTAAAAGTGTTTACGACACTGGAATGGAAATTGCGATAGTTGTTGGCGGCGGTAATATTTTTAGGGGCCTGAGTGCCGAAAAATCGGGCATGGAACGTGCACAGGCCGATTATATGGGCATGCTTGCCACCGTTATTAACTGTATGGCACTGCAAAATGCTTTAGAAAGTATTGGTGTGGAAACCCGCCTGCAATCGGCTATTAAAATGGAGCAAATTTGCGAACCATACATTCGCCGCCGCGCTATGCACCATTTAGAGGTTGGTAAAATAGTGATCTTCGGTGCCGGTACCGGTAACCCATACTTCACTACCGACACTGCTGCATCATTGCGCGCTATTGAAATTAAAGCCGATGTTGTATTAAAAGGCACCCGCGTTGATGGTATTTACACCGCCGACCCGGAGAAAGACCCAACAGCAACCCGTTACGACGAGATCAGCTTCCAGGAAGTATATGATAAAGGCTTAAACGTGATGGACATGACAGCTATTACCCTTTGCCAGGAAAACAAGCTGCCTATCATTGTATTTGATATGAACAAAGAAGGCAACTTCATGAAAATAGCCAAAGGCGAAGCCATTGGTACATTGGTGAAATAA
- the nagA gene encoding N-acetylglucosamine-6-phosphate deacetylase, whose amino-acid sequence MITALHNLQLISNGQITHGKAVLISGNTIIDVIDDTAIPVDADKHDLKGSYLAPGFIDLQIYGSGGLLFAGTPTVAALERLESDLLNQGTTGVFATIGTNTNEIVEAGIDAAKAYRKQAKGAFWGLHLEGPYLNPAKKGAHPEKYIKKATLAEVKGWVERAEGEIKMITIAPELQDQEVIDYLHTAGVIISSGHSNATYAEGKAFLNKPIPAVTHLFNAMPQMHHREPGYIPAIFEERPYTSIVADGNHVDWAMIRLAKRELGDKLFLITDAVTSTNEGAYQHRLAGNKYVMPDGTLSGSSLTMLKAVENCVKQVGIELAEAVNMASLYPAELAKQGKKGKIEKNFIADMVVFNADFEVEATYLNGHLLTKTT is encoded by the coding sequence ATGATAACAGCACTCCACAATCTCCAACTAATCTCCAATGGGCAAATAACCCATGGCAAAGCCGTTTTAATTTCAGGCAACACCATTATCGATGTTATTGATGATACCGCCATTCCCGTTGATGCCGATAAGCATGATTTAAAAGGCTCATACCTTGCTCCCGGCTTTATTGATTTACAGATTTATGGCAGCGGCGGCTTATTATTCGCCGGCACGCCAACGGTAGCTGCTTTGGAGCGGCTGGAAAGCGATTTGCTTAACCAGGGCACCACCGGCGTTTTTGCTACTATAGGTACCAATACCAATGAAATTGTTGAAGCGGGAATTGATGCAGCTAAAGCCTATCGCAAACAAGCGAAGGGTGCTTTCTGGGGTCTGCATTTGGAAGGGCCGTATTTAAACCCGGCCAAAAAAGGCGCGCATCCCGAAAAATATATAAAAAAAGCTACCCTTGCCGAGGTAAAAGGATGGGTGGAACGCGCCGAAGGCGAAATAAAAATGATTACCATAGCGCCCGAACTGCAGGACCAGGAGGTGATTGATTACCTGCACACTGCGGGTGTTATCATATCATCGGGGCATAGCAATGCTACTTACGCCGAGGGGAAAGCATTTTTAAATAAGCCCATCCCTGCGGTAACCCACCTTTTTAACGCCATGCCGCAAATGCACCACCGCGAACCAGGCTACATTCCCGCTATTTTTGAAGAACGGCCGTATACCAGCATTGTAGCCGATGGTAACCATGTTGATTGGGCCATGATACGCCTGGCCAAGCGTGAGCTGGGTGATAAACTGTTTTTGATTACGGATGCCGTTACCTCAACTAACGAGGGCGCTTACCAGCACCGGCTGGCTGGCAATAAATATGTAATGCCCGACGGCACGCTGTCTGGCTCGTCGCTTACCATGCTAAAAGCGGTAGAAAACTGTGTGAAACAAGTAGGCATTGAGTTGGCCGAAGCTGTTAACATGGCTTCATTATACCCGGCCGAATTGGCAAAACAGGGTAAAAAAGGCAAAATTGAGAAAAACTTTATTGCCGATATGGTTGTTTTTAATGCTGATTTTGAGGTAGAAGCAACTTACCTTAACGGTCATTTATTAACAAAGACAACATAA
- the tsf gene encoding translation elongation factor Ts, with protein MSTVQISAADVNKLRQQTGAGMMDCKKALTETNGDFEAAIDFLRKKGAKVAASRQDRESNEGVVISRTSADGKTGVIIELNCETDFVAKNAEFIAFANEIANKAVENQPKSIEELYALSIDTENTTTTIGEAVIDKTGKIGEKIGVSKLEIITGEKVIAYVHGNFRLGVLVALNSNPEGADEAGKDVAMQIAAMNPIAVDKDGVDATVIERELEIAKDVIRAEGKPEEMVEKISLGKLNKFYKDSTLLNQEFVKDSSKNVAQFLATVEKGLTVTAFKRVALGA; from the coding sequence ATGTCTACAGTACAAATATCTGCAGCCGACGTAAATAAACTGCGCCAACAAACAGGCGCCGGTATGATGGATTGCAAAAAAGCATTAACTGAAACTAACGGTGATTTTGAAGCAGCTATCGATTTTTTAAGAAAAAAAGGTGCTAAAGTTGCAGCAAGCCGTCAGGACAGGGAATCAAACGAAGGTGTTGTTATATCGCGCACCAGCGCCGATGGCAAAACAGGTGTTATCATCGAACTTAACTGCGAAACTGATTTCGTAGCTAAAAATGCTGAGTTCATCGCTTTCGCTAACGAAATTGCTAACAAAGCAGTTGAAAACCAGCCAAAAAGCATCGAAGAACTTTACGCGCTTTCTATCGATACAGAAAACACCACTACTACTATTGGTGAAGCTGTTATTGACAAGACCGGTAAAATCGGCGAAAAAATTGGTGTTTCTAAATTAGAGATCATCACCGGCGAAAAAGTTATCGCTTATGTACACGGTAACTTCCGTTTAGGTGTATTGGTAGCTTTAAACTCAAACCCTGAAGGTGCCGACGAAGCTGGCAAAGACGTTGCTATGCAAATTGCAGCTATGAACCCAATTGCGGTTGATAAAGATGGCGTTGATGCCACTGTTATTGAGCGTGAACTGGAAATTGCTAAAGACGTGATCCGTGCTGAAGGTAAACCAGAAGAAATGGTTGAAAAAATCAGCTTAGGTAAACTGAACAAGTTTTACAAAGACTCAACCCTGTTAAACCAGGAGTTTGTAAAAGATTCATCTAAAAACGTTGCCCAGTTCCTGGCCACCGTTGAAAAAGGCCTCACAGTAACCGCATTTAAGCGGGTAGCTTTAGGAGCTTAA
- the rpsB gene encoding 30S ribosomal protein S2 produces the protein MARTTYQDLLDAGVHFGHLTRKWDPKMSQYIFMERNGIHIIDLNKTLTKVEEAAAAIKQIVKSGRKVLFVATKKQAKDIVADYAKSVNMPYITERWLGGMLTNFATVRKSIKKMSNIDKLTKDGTYSNLSKKERLMIQRERIKLETLLGGIADLNRLPAALFLIDVKKEHIAVSEALKLNIPTFAMVDTNSDPSNIDFPIPANDDATKSISLITSIIIKAIEEGLEERKRDKEDEAEKEAVAAKAKADAPEVKDRSEDGKRARKTAEVADVVADADTEAPAETEE, from the coding sequence ATGGCAAGAACAACATATCAGGATTTACTGGATGCAGGTGTACACTTTGGTCACCTTACCCGCAAATGGGATCCGAAAATGTCACAGTACATTTTCATGGAGCGTAACGGTATCCACATTATCGATTTAAATAAAACCTTAACTAAGGTTGAAGAAGCTGCTGCAGCTATCAAACAAATAGTAAAATCAGGCCGTAAGGTATTATTCGTAGCTACAAAGAAACAAGCGAAAGATATTGTTGCTGATTATGCAAAAAGTGTAAACATGCCCTACATCACCGAGCGTTGGTTGGGTGGTATGTTAACTAACTTTGCTACCGTACGTAAGTCGATCAAAAAGATGTCAAACATCGATAAATTGACTAAAGATGGTACTTACAGCAACCTTTCTAAAAAAGAAAGACTGATGATACAACGTGAGCGTATCAAATTAGAAACCCTTTTAGGTGGTATTGCTGATTTGAACCGTTTACCTGCAGCATTATTCCTTATCGACGTTAAGAAAGAGCATATTGCAGTATCTGAGGCTTTGAAGTTGAATATCCCTACATTTGCTATGGTTGATACCAACTCCGATCCTTCAAACATCGATTTCCCTATCCCTGCGAATGACGATGCTACCAAATCAATTTCATTGATTACCAGCATTATCATCAAAGCGATTGAAGAAGGTTTGGAAGAACGCAAACGCGATAAAGAAGACGAAGCAGAAAAAGAAGCAGTTGCTGCTAAAGCAAAAGCTGATGCTCCTGAAGTTAAAGATCGTAGCGAAGACGGTAAAAGAGCAAGAAAAACTGCCGAAGTTGCAGACGTTGTAGCCGACGCTGACACCGAAGCACCTGCCGAAACAGAAGAGTAA